The sequence AGAATTGCGCTTCACCCACATGCCGAACCTCAGCAGGCTGCGCGCCGACGCGGTGGCGGGGGTGACGACGGCATCCGTCGTCCTGCCCCAGGCCGCGGCCTACGCCACCATCGCAGGGCTGCCGGTGCAGGCGGGCCTGTACTGCGCGCTGGTCCCCATGGTCGCCTACGCGCTGGCCGGCACCTCCCGCCCGCTGTCGGTGAGCACCACCTCCACCCTGTCCGCCCTGACGGCCGCCGCCCTCGCGGCGACCCCGCCGGGCACCTCGCCGATGACGGCCGCCGCCACGCTGGCCGTGCTGACCGGGGTGATCCTGCTGATCGCCGGCTTCCTGCGGCTGGGGTTCCTCGCCGACTTCATCTCCGACCCGGTGATGACCGGTCTGAAGAGCGGCATCGGCCTGACCATCGCGGCCGGCCAGCTCGGCACGGTCATCGGCGTCCGCACGGAGGGGGACAAGGTCGTCGACCGGCTGCTGTCCGCCCTCGGCAGGCTGGGCGACGCCCACCTGCCGACGGTGCTCGTGGCGGGCGGGACCATCCTGCTGGTCGTCGTGCTGCGGCGCGTGCCCCACGTGCCGGGCCCGCTGGTCGCGATCGCGGCCGTCACGCTGGTCAGCTCCCTCGCGGACCTGCCCTCGTACGGCGTGGCCACCGTCGGCGAGGTGCCCGGCGGCCTGCCGTTCCCGCTCCTGCCCGATCCCGGCCTGGTCCGGGTCCTGGCGCCGATGGCCCTCGGCATGGCGCTGCTCGCCTTCGTGGAGTCGATCACCGCGGCGAGGATCTTCCGGCACCGGGACGACCCGCCGCTCGACACCGACCGGGAACTGCTCGCCCTCGGACTGGCGAACTCCGCCGGCGGGATCTTTCGGGCCTACCCCGCGGCAGGCGGGATGACGCAGACCGAGGTGAACGACGCCTCCGGCGCCCGGAGCCAGCGGGCCGAGATCGTGACCGCGCTCTGCGCGGCGGTGGTGCTCGTCTTCCTCACCC comes from Streptosporangium roseum DSM 43021 and encodes:
- a CDS encoding SulP family inorganic anion transporter, with protein sequence MNSPAHRRELRFTHMPNLSRLRADAVAGVTTASVVLPQAAAYATIAGLPVQAGLYCALVPMVAYALAGTSRPLSVSTTSTLSALTAAALAATPPGTSPMTAAATLAVLTGVILLIAGFLRLGFLADFISDPVMTGLKSGIGLTIAAGQLGTVIGVRTEGDKVVDRLLSALGRLGDAHLPTVLVAGGTILLVVVLRRVPHVPGPLVAIAAVTLVSSLADLPSYGVATVGEVPGGLPFPLLPDPGLVRVLAPMALGMALLAFVESITAARIFRHRDDPPLDTDRELLALGLANSAGGIFRAYPAAGGMTQTEVNDASGARSQRAEIVTALCAAVVLVFLTPILAPLPGAALGGLVMTIAARLIDVRGLAAIWRARRSEAALTCLTMLVAVGFGIMQSVPAAVLISILLLLHHVDNPAIYPLGRDPASGVYRDLTRHPSDETEPGLLIVRVESRLYFANARRVAERVTALVEAATPRPHALLLDLTGVPGMDLTAVSAAEEFHGTMEQRGVDLWVALDSREPIEMLRHTGTWERLSGRGRLHPAVDAAVAAYRACGSSGP